Proteins encoded by one window of Emticicia oligotrophica DSM 17448:
- a CDS encoding peptidylprolyl isomerase — MALINKIRERSGVAVVVIAVALILFIVGGDLFGGNGKSGLFSSNDNKIGEIAGTSIDYQAFQAKLDVARANYEQQAGRTLQEQEIQQLRSQVWEQMIFDITYKAEFEKLGLKVTPDELREMVQGTKNLSPLIKQQFTDPQTGQYDRNRHIEFINAAASNQLPAQQKAAWDQIKEQAIQQRLLEKYNALLSSASFVTTAEAKKEYDAQVTKADARYLYVPYASIIDTTIKVTDSQLSDYLSKHKEEFKGYDSRSFDYVVYQVMPTKEDSSALYEDIKSFAKGLATAKDAKAYAASNSDSRVPYERSSNELTPVLKEALSTAIQGAVIGPFKDGSTYSIYKYEGTTTDSLYTARASHILIRADKTAPDSVKAAARTKAQDILSQLQQGADFATLARANSQDGSAQQGGDLGTFKNNGTMVKPFENAVFGMSGAGLVPNIVETDFGYHIIKVTEAKNNLKYKIATISRELTASESTRNAIYQKAETLRASCSSVEEFEAAIKKDGKLVVLKADKVFPEASTFNTIQNAREVVLWAFNDDTKVGKVSDRVFEVGDNFIIAAVTSKTEKDSPKVEDFKDALTAKVRNEIKSQQIISKLGNVSGSLEQAAQKYGAGALVEAANDINLASGMLTSPGIDPVAIGKIFSLQAGKRSKPFAGENGVFVVETTKITKAPEIADYTQYKNQVLQRTGGYGVSYMANQAIRDNANIKDNRAKFF, encoded by the coding sequence ATGGCTTTAATTAACAAAATTCGTGAGCGTTCAGGTGTTGCAGTCGTAGTCATTGCAGTTGCACTCATTTTATTCATTGTCGGAGGAGATTTATTCGGTGGTAATGGTAAAAGTGGCTTATTTAGTAGTAATGATAATAAAATCGGTGAAATTGCTGGCACCAGTATTGATTATCAGGCCTTCCAAGCAAAATTAGATGTTGCACGTGCAAATTACGAACAACAAGCAGGAAGAACTTTGCAAGAGCAAGAAATTCAGCAATTACGCAGCCAAGTGTGGGAGCAAATGATTTTTGACATTACTTACAAAGCTGAGTTTGAAAAACTAGGTTTGAAAGTTACGCCAGATGAACTTCGTGAAATGGTTCAAGGTACTAAAAACTTAAGCCCTCTCATTAAGCAACAGTTCACAGACCCACAAACTGGTCAATACGACCGTAATCGTCATATTGAGTTTATCAATGCTGCTGCTTCGAATCAACTTCCAGCACAACAAAAAGCGGCTTGGGACCAAATCAAAGAGCAAGCAATTCAACAACGTTTGTTGGAAAAATATAATGCTTTACTTTCTTCTGCATCATTTGTAACAACTGCTGAAGCTAAGAAAGAATATGATGCTCAAGTAACAAAAGCAGATGCTCGCTACTTGTATGTTCCGTATGCAAGCATCATTGATACTACTATCAAAGTTACTGATAGCCAGTTGTCAGACTATTTGAGTAAGCACAAAGAAGAATTCAAAGGATATGATAGTCGCTCATTTGATTATGTAGTGTATCAAGTAATGCCTACAAAAGAAGATAGCTCTGCTTTGTATGAAGACATTAAAAGTTTTGCGAAAGGCTTAGCTACAGCTAAAGATGCTAAAGCTTATGCTGCTTCAAATTCTGATTCACGCGTGCCTTATGAGCGTAGTTCAAACGAACTTACTCCAGTATTGAAAGAAGCTCTTTCAACAGCTATTCAGGGAGCAGTTATTGGGCCATTTAAAGATGGAAGCACCTACTCTATTTACAAATATGAAGGTACTACGACAGATTCTCTTTACACTGCACGTGCAAGCCATATCTTAATTCGTGCTGACAAAACAGCTCCAGATTCAGTTAAAGCAGCAGCCCGTACAAAGGCACAAGATATCTTAAGCCAATTACAACAAGGTGCCGACTTTGCTACTTTAGCTCGTGCAAACAGCCAAGATGGTTCAGCTCAACAAGGTGGAGATTTAGGTACTTTCAAGAATAATGGCACAATGGTTAAGCCATTTGAGAATGCAGTATTTGGCATGAGTGGTGCTGGTTTAGTTCCTAATATTGTTGAAACAGACTTCGGTTATCACATCATTAAAGTAACAGAAGCAAAGAACAATTTGAAATACAAAATCGCTACTATCAGTCGTGAATTGACAGCAAGTGAAAGTACAAGAAATGCTATTTACCAAAAAGCAGAAACTCTTCGTGCAAGTTGTAGCTCAGTAGAAGAATTCGAAGCAGCAATTAAGAAAGATGGTAAGTTAGTTGTATTAAAAGCTGATAAAGTATTCCCAGAAGCATCTACATTCAATACTATTCAAAATGCACGTGAAGTTGTTTTGTGGGCATTCAATGATGATACGAAAGTTGGTAAAGTTTCTGACCGTGTATTTGAAGTTGGTGATAACTTTATCATCGCTGCTGTAACGTCAAAAACTGAAAAAGATAGCCCTAAAGTAGAAGACTTTAAAGATGCTCTTACTGCTAAAGTTCGTAACGAAATCAAGTCTCAGCAAATCATCAGTAAACTTGGAAATGTATCAGGCTCATTAGAGCAAGCTGCACAAAAATATGGAGCAGGTGCATTGGTTGAAGCTGCAAATGATATTAACTTAGCTTCTGGTATGCTTACTTCACCAGGTATTGACCCAGTAGCTATCGGTAAAATCTTCAGCTTGCAAGCTGGCAAACGTTCAAAACCATTTGCTGGTGAAAATGGCGTCTTTGTAGTAGAAACTACTAAAATCACAAAAGCTCCAGAAATTGCTGATTATACACAATACAAAAACCAAGTATTGCAACGCACAGGTGGATACGGAGTATCTTACATGGCCAATCAAGCAATTCGTGATAACGCAAATATCAAAGATAATAGAGCTAAATTCTTCTGA
- a CDS encoding ABC transporter ATP-binding protein, with the protein MAKGRHLGVEISEEDKKKKVTKEGFTKALKIYRFTLPYKGTFAIGFVFLILSQITSMSIPLLMGQMVGAIVSPQGQGAAAMNSSNMMGNNMAMQKFQSLIGSSAHRLTLNEVTFLFIGLLFLQAGFSFLRVYTFTRVSERSMRDLRRELYTKIITLPVSFFEKSRVGELMSRITSDVSQLQDVLSITLAELFRQIFTLVGGILLITMLSGKLTLFMLSTFPLLVVAAIVFGRFIRKNSRKVQDELAKTNIIVEETLQSVNVVKAFTNERLEVNRYGLSIQRVVDYALKAATFRGGFISFIILVLFGGVVGVVWYGGNLVLSGELAFQDLFTFILYTGFIGGSVGGLGDMYAQIQRTIGASERVLEILDETSEVDVARKLNFKKAKGDIQFDKVGFAYPSRTDVTVLKELSLNVKAGEKVALVGHSGAGKSTIVQLLMKLYPINKGKISIDGVDIASQDVTELRSNIAIVPQEVMLFGGTIFENIAYGKPDATKEEVMEAARKANALEFIDVFPEKFETIVGERGVKLSGGQRQRVAIARAILKDPSILILDEATSALDSESEKLVQDALDELMKGRTTIIIAHRLATIRNVDMIYVLKDGGIAEAGKHEDLILKEEGIYANLVKLQFDNVNLLVE; encoded by the coding sequence ATGGCAAAAGGAAGACATTTAGGGGTAGAAATTTCGGAAGAAGATAAGAAAAAGAAAGTAACCAAAGAGGGTTTTACAAAAGCTCTCAAAATATATCGGTTCACATTGCCTTATAAAGGCACTTTTGCGATAGGTTTTGTTTTCTTAATATTATCACAAATTACATCAATGAGTATTCCGCTCTTGATGGGGCAAATGGTAGGAGCAATAGTTTCGCCTCAAGGGCAGGGTGCAGCGGCAATGAATTCCTCGAATATGATGGGCAATAATATGGCCATGCAGAAGTTTCAAAGTCTGATTGGGTCATCTGCACATCGACTTACACTTAATGAAGTTACCTTCCTTTTTATAGGCTTATTATTTTTGCAAGCAGGCTTTTCATTTTTAAGAGTTTATACTTTTACGAGGGTTTCTGAGCGTTCGATGCGTGATTTACGCCGTGAGCTTTATACAAAAATTATTACTTTGCCAGTTTCGTTTTTTGAGAAAAGTCGTGTAGGCGAACTCATGAGCCGCATTACATCCGATGTTTCGCAACTACAAGATGTATTATCTATCACCTTGGCCGAGTTATTCCGCCAAATTTTTACATTGGTAGGTGGAATATTGCTCATCACAATGCTCTCGGGTAAGCTTACCCTCTTTATGCTTTCTACATTCCCGTTATTAGTAGTAGCAGCAATAGTTTTTGGGCGATTTATTAGAAAGAATTCAAGAAAAGTGCAAGATGAGTTGGCCAAAACCAATATCATTGTTGAAGAAACCTTACAATCAGTAAATGTTGTAAAGGCGTTTACCAATGAACGTTTGGAAGTAAATCGCTATGGTTTATCTATTCAACGTGTGGTTGATTATGCCCTCAAAGCGGCTACTTTTAGAGGTGGTTTTATTTCATTTATTATTTTGGTGCTTTTCGGTGGGGTTGTCGGCGTGGTTTGGTATGGTGGAAATTTGGTATTATCAGGTGAATTAGCTTTTCAAGATTTATTTACTTTTATTCTCTACACTGGTTTTATTGGAGGTTCTGTGGGTGGTTTGGGTGATATGTACGCCCAGATTCAGCGGACAATTGGGGCTTCTGAACGAGTATTAGAAATTTTAGATGAAACATCAGAAGTAGATGTGGCTCGTAAGCTTAACTTCAAAAAGGCAAAGGGCGATATTCAGTTCGATAAAGTAGGTTTTGCTTATCCATCACGCACAGATGTGACGGTGCTAAAAGAACTTTCATTGAATGTAAAAGCTGGCGAAAAAGTAGCATTAGTTGGGCATAGTGGAGCTGGAAAATCAACCATTGTACAATTACTGATGAAACTTTATCCAATCAATAAAGGTAAAATTAGTATTGATGGTGTAGATATTGCTAGTCAGGATGTGACCGAACTCCGTAGCAATATTGCTATTGTGCCTCAAGAAGTAATGCTATTTGGTGGTACAATCTTCGAAAATATTGCTTATGGTAAACCTGATGCAACTAAAGAAGAGGTAATGGAGGCGGCACGAAAAGCCAATGCCTTAGAATTTATTGATGTTTTCCCAGAAAAATTCGAAACCATTGTGGGTGAGCGGGGTGTAAAACTTTCAGGTGGGCAGCGTCAGCGTGTGGCCATTGCTCGAGCCATCTTGAAAGACCCTTCGATATTGATACTCGATGAAGCCACAAGTGCTTTAGATTCAGAATCGGAGAAATTAGTGCAAGATGCCTTAGATGAATTAATGAAAGGCCGAACAACCATTATTATCGCTCATAGATTAGCCACAATTCGTAATGTAGATATGATTTATGTATTGAAAGATGGTGGAATTGCCGAAGCAGGCAAACACGAAGATTTGATTTTGAAAGAAGAAGGAATTTACGCAAACTTAGTGAAATTACAGTTTGATAATGTAAATTTGCTCGTAGAATAA
- a CDS encoding Fur family transcriptional regulator — protein sequence MNPAKDTLKEYDLRHTGCRADILQSFQSNNYALSHGDLEAMFGQRFDRVTIYRTLKTFVEKGIVHKVLDDEGGTKYALCRVTECSHEKHHHDHVHFKCIVCGNTTCIESVHIPMIHLPDGYKRTEVNMLVQGTCPTCVK from the coding sequence ATGAATCCTGCGAAAGATACACTTAAAGAGTATGATTTACGGCACACTGGTTGTCGAGCTGATATTCTACAATCGTTTCAGAGCAATAATTATGCACTTTCGCATGGTGATTTGGAAGCGATGTTTGGACAGCGTTTCGACCGTGTGACTATTTACCGCACATTAAAGACATTTGTAGAGAAAGGAATAGTACATAAGGTGCTTGATGATGAAGGTGGAACCAAGTACGCTCTTTGCAGGGTTACGGAGTGTAGCCACGAGAAACATCATCATGACCACGTGCATTTTAAATGTATTGTTTGTGGAAATACTACATGTATAGAAAGTGTGCATATTCCGATGATTCATTTGCCAGATGGCTATAAACGAACAGAAGTTAATATGTTGGTGCAAGGTACTTGCCCGACCTGTGTAAAATAA
- the gldB gene encoding gliding motility lipoprotein GldB produces the protein MQIRHLIVCQISLLIGLFFLNSCQNSASTEDIDTSKISVKLDILRFDEAMMKLTTREQIKGFLSKNGRFVNVFYQTTPDDNALIDRLMLIHNNPDTKAFYEETKQSFGNLDALKKQFEVAFKHIKYYYPDFKEPQIITTFTALDLELVVADDMIVIPLETFLGPKAKYRPQYPDYLLRRFDKPYIVPSVLTILAKKYNAIDPNDHTLMSDMVFYGKSYEFTRAMLPEVADSLLIAYPDYDLVKTWNSQDLVWGYFIDNKLLYETNDRIKDKYLSERPRVQEIGNDCPGRIGQWLGWRIVSRYRTENPSITLVDLMKNQNARDIFEKSKYKGQVED, from the coding sequence ATGCAAATACGGCACCTTATTGTCTGTCAAATAAGTCTATTAATTGGCTTGTTTTTTCTAAATTCTTGTCAAAATTCAGCATCAACTGAAGATATTGATACTTCGAAGATTTCGGTAAAGCTTGATATTCTGCGATTTGACGAGGCGATGATGAAGCTCACCACTAGAGAGCAAATTAAAGGTTTTCTGAGTAAAAATGGCCGATTCGTCAATGTCTTTTATCAGACTACTCCCGATGATAACGCTCTGATAGATAGATTAATGTTGATTCATAATAACCCAGACACGAAAGCTTTTTACGAAGAAACTAAGCAATCCTTTGGAAATCTTGATGCCTTGAAAAAACAATTTGAGGTGGCTTTTAAGCATATTAAATATTATTACCCAGACTTCAAAGAGCCTCAAATAATTACAACATTTACCGCTCTTGATTTAGAGTTGGTGGTGGCTGATGATATGATTGTGATTCCACTCGAAACTTTTTTAGGCCCTAAAGCCAAGTATCGTCCGCAATATCCCGATTATCTTTTACGAAGATTTGATAAACCTTATATTGTTCCATCAGTGCTCACGATTCTTGCCAAAAAATATAATGCTATTGACCCTAACGATCATACTTTGATGAGCGATATGGTATTTTATGGAAAAAGTTATGAATTTACACGAGCAATGCTGCCTGAGGTGGCAGACTCTTTGCTGATTGCTTATCCTGATTATGATTTAGTAAAAACATGGAATTCGCAAGATTTAGTTTGGGGTTATTTTATTGATAATAAGCTTCTTTACGAAACCAATGACCGTATAAAAGATAAGTATTTATCCGAACGCCCAAGAGTACAAGAAATAGGAAATGATTGCCCAGGACGTATCGGTCAATGGTTAGGTTGGCGAATTGTGAGTCGTTATAGAACCGAAAACCCGTCAATTACGTTAGTTGATTTGATGAAAAATCAAAATGCTCGTGATATTTTTGAGAAGTCGAAGTATAAAGGGCAAGTAGAAGACTAA
- a CDS encoding carboxypeptidase-like regulatory domain-containing protein, whose product MKNLILFFSLIFSNLYAQKQLIHGTILDSLTKQPIAFASITEVGTKNGTLSNQNGEFNIYVTNAIGEIKFSCIGYKSSIQKVALIQKEAIYLQLDEQLLTEIIVMPDSSLKELLNKAYSKISFNYPQKPTELIGFYRETQKLNDNRFLYFGEANIKIQHSGYQKSKEDAQIEVIKARISNFPNRDSIDNSRYANGIFIANWNDPVKNRNSFLNPSSFKHKYLYNLESFSSYNAFKDSVYVISFRSNNKFDRFSGKIWIDKHTYAYIRIEFNNNNITIPNPFLPIKFLSRNYQIIYENENGLYLPKYTSMKGRNYNSKTHKETTQTLEFLRTNFSCNDNLTPIPFEARLDRKTVFAEINNNYDENFWENSTTIETDSLLKNQIKPFYKIDEANKINIPQNIVLKKDSDSYKTKLNNIRKVAQKFSIGYAFNIIRYEPIFDREFMLSYKTQNFNNLHNTLKNPFILNVMTTYLGFELNRKSSISINSRQNLLKENYFNSLNLEYNYLFLLKKIGNPLFFSVSIGISSQRTGYYLGSISTLGALTIGNTNLGNKSNVYIGENNLSSLLGFGLEYRKKRYKYFIEMQYFKEIYSEEKLFFKSKMGFLSHKNANTNNFSNEIIFNPNNLYNGVRPIGILFGLKIGF is encoded by the coding sequence ATGAAAAATTTAATACTGTTTTTCTCCTTAATATTTTCAAATTTATATGCACAAAAGCAATTAATTCATGGAACTATTTTGGACAGTTTGACCAAACAACCAATTGCATTTGCAAGTATTACTGAAGTTGGAACTAAAAACGGCACTTTATCAAATCAAAATGGGGAATTTAATATTTACGTTACTAACGCAATTGGCGAAATTAAGTTTAGTTGTATTGGTTATAAATCTTCGATTCAAAAAGTAGCACTAATTCAAAAAGAAGCAATTTATTTACAATTAGATGAACAGCTTTTAACTGAGATTATTGTGATGCCTGACAGTTCGTTGAAGGAGTTGTTAAATAAGGCATATTCAAAAATATCATTTAATTATCCTCAAAAACCAACAGAATTAATCGGGTTTTATAGAGAAACTCAGAAATTGAATGATAATAGATTCCTGTACTTTGGTGAGGCAAATATAAAAATTCAACATAGCGGTTATCAAAAATCAAAAGAAGATGCCCAAATAGAAGTTATTAAAGCACGTATTTCTAATTTTCCAAATCGTGACAGTATTGATAATTCAAGATACGCCAATGGAATTTTTATTGCCAATTGGAATGACCCCGTTAAAAATAGAAACTCTTTTTTGAATCCATCTTCTTTCAAACACAAGTATTTATACAATTTAGAATCATTTTCTTCATATAATGCTTTTAAAGATTCTGTTTACGTAATTTCTTTCAGGTCAAACAATAAATTTGATAGATTCAGTGGCAAGATATGGATAGATAAGCATACATACGCCTATATTAGAATTGAGTTCAACAACAATAACATAACAATACCAAATCCATTTTTACCTATTAAATTTCTTTCACGCAATTATCAAATAATATATGAAAACGAAAATGGATTGTATTTACCCAAATATACTTCAATGAAAGGAAGGAATTACAATAGTAAAACACATAAAGAAACAACGCAAACATTGGAGTTTTTAAGAACAAACTTTAGTTGTAATGATAATTTAACTCCTATTCCTTTTGAGGCCAGATTAGATAGAAAGACTGTATTTGCAGAAATAAACAATAATTATGACGAAAATTTTTGGGAAAATTCTACTACTATTGAAACAGATTCTCTATTAAAAAACCAAATAAAACCATTTTACAAAATTGATGAAGCAAATAAAATAAATATTCCACAAAATATTGTGCTAAAAAAAGATTCTGATTCTTATAAGACCAAATTAAATAATATTAGAAAAGTTGCACAAAAGTTTAGCATAGGTTACGCTTTTAATATAATCAGATATGAACCCATTTTTGATAGGGAGTTCATGCTGTCATATAAAACTCAGAATTTTAATAATCTGCATAATACCCTAAAGAATCCTTTCATACTTAATGTTATGACTACATATCTTGGCTTTGAATTGAATAGAAAATCAAGCATTAGTATTAATAGTAGGCAAAATTTATTAAAAGAAAATTACTTCAACTCTTTAAATCTTGAATATAATTACCTCTTTCTACTGAAAAAAATAGGCAATCCTTTGTTTTTTAGTGTATCTATTGGAATTTCTTCACAAAGAACTGGGTATTATTTAGGTTCAATCAGCACTCTTGGGGCACTCACTATCGGAAATACTAATTTAGGGAATAAATCAAACGTTTATATTGGAGAAAACAATTTAAGTAGCCTATTAGGCTTTGGTTTAGAATACAGAAAAAAAAGGTATAAATATTTTATTGAGATGCAATATTTTAAAGAAATATATTCAGAAGAAAAGTTGTTTTTTAAATCAAAGATGGGCTTTTTGTCTCATAAAAATGCTAATACTAATAACTTTTCTAACGAAATTATCTTTAATCCTAATAATTTATATAATGGGGTTAGACCGATAGGAATCTTATTTGGTTTAAAAATTGGGTTTTAA
- a CDS encoding CPBP family intramembrane glutamic endopeptidase — MLTKTFFSTPKGSNKWYNYILVPIYVVILAALFSVPAFIILSKPKPNTYQSYLQLLLPSAMLVFSTFLVLKWVHRRSGYSLINATKIRWNRIFWAMGCFGSITLLFELVSWFENPSSYQFSFDKSTFFQYLIISLVLIPFQSAGEELLMRGYFLQGIAWATKRPWLAVLITSVLFGLLHLGNPELKAFGYVFILNYMLMGLVAGIMTVMDDGTELAIGVHIINNLYSAIFIGYTSSALQTSTIYHIKDYDTTFLSFSMILGSVIFLGICYKKYQWNSFKSFFDKLAD, encoded by the coding sequence ATGCTTACAAAAACTTTCTTTTCGACTCCCAAAGGCTCAAATAAATGGTATAATTACATTCTTGTACCAATATATGTGGTTATTTTGGCGGCTTTATTTAGTGTACCAGCATTCATAATCTTATCAAAACCTAAACCAAATACCTATCAAAGTTATCTACAATTACTATTGCCAAGTGCTATGTTGGTTTTTAGTACATTTTTGGTACTTAAATGGGTACATCGACGTTCTGGGTATTCGCTCATCAATGCAACGAAAATCAGATGGAATCGCATCTTTTGGGCAATGGGGTGTTTTGGTAGTATTACGCTCTTGTTTGAATTGGTTAGTTGGTTCGAAAATCCGTCATCTTACCAATTTTCGTTTGATAAATCAACTTTTTTTCAGTATCTAATTATTTCATTAGTCTTGATTCCATTTCAATCAGCAGGTGAAGAACTATTGATGAGAGGGTATTTTTTACAAGGCATTGCGTGGGCTACCAAACGTCCGTGGCTGGCCGTGTTAATTACATCAGTATTATTTGGTTTATTACACTTGGGGAATCCCGAACTCAAAGCATTTGGGTATGTATTTATATTAAATTACATGTTGATGGGTTTGGTGGCTGGAATAATGACTGTTATGGATGATGGTACAGAACTGGCAATCGGGGTTCATATCATCAATAACCTTTATTCGGCAATTTTCATAGGTTATACCTCATCTGCTCTACAAACCAGTACAATATATCACATAAAGGACTATGATACTACATTTTTGTCGTTTAGTATGATTTTAGGCTCTGTTATTTTTTTAGGAATTTGTTACAAAAAATACCAATGGAATAGTTTCAAATCATTTTTTGATAAACTTGCGGATTAA
- a CDS encoding HlyD family secretion protein, which translates to MQKQLFPSDIIQSTVEAYLPKVAVRSQLIYILLLLSIFGILVSLPLVFIDISVQSNGIIRTVSEKTEIKSLISGTVKAVNVSENQNIAQNTTLFVIATEDIDTKLNTNSFQKQEKNDFIQDLVVLTQIGKNNVFGNHSTQTPIYTQQLNTFRSQLQENIFHQKKIKKELDADQYLYKEKVIARRELNAKEYEMNRLVAEFESIFQRQLSQWQAELNKHRFDLKQLQSEAKQLTQQKTYYEIKAPIGGNIQQIVGKYEGSYVQIGETLGIISPDSSLIAECYVSPNDIGLLRKNMPVSFQIDAFNYNEWGLVQGKITDIARDFVVLNEKPIFKVKCQLDKKILQLKNGYTAPLKKGLTFRARFVVTKRSLYQLLYDKTDDWLNPKIERK; encoded by the coding sequence ATGCAAAAACAACTATTTCCATCCGATATTATTCAAAGTACCGTAGAAGCTTATTTGCCCAAAGTGGCGGTTAGAAGTCAGTTGATTTATATACTTCTTCTGCTGTCTATTTTTGGAATTTTAGTGAGTTTGCCTCTTGTTTTTATTGATATTTCGGTGCAAAGCAACGGAATCATCAGGACAGTTTCAGAAAAAACCGAGATAAAATCGTTGATTTCGGGAACTGTGAAAGCGGTAAATGTATCAGAAAATCAAAATATTGCACAAAATACTACACTTTTTGTGATAGCTACCGAAGATATTGATACAAAACTCAATACCAATAGTTTTCAAAAACAGGAAAAAAACGATTTTATCCAAGATTTAGTAGTGCTAACCCAAATCGGGAAAAACAATGTTTTTGGAAATCATTCTACCCAAACCCCCATCTACACCCAACAACTCAATACTTTTCGTAGCCAATTACAAGAAAATATCTTTCACCAAAAGAAAATCAAGAAAGAATTAGATGCTGACCAATATTTATATAAAGAAAAGGTAATTGCTCGCCGAGAACTCAACGCCAAAGAATACGAAATGAACCGCTTGGTGGCTGAATTTGAATCAATTTTTCAGCGGCAGTTGAGCCAATGGCAAGCTGAACTAAACAAACATCGTTTTGATTTGAAACAGCTTCAAAGCGAAGCCAAGCAACTTACTCAACAAAAAACTTATTATGAAATAAAAGCCCCAATTGGTGGAAATATTCAGCAAATTGTGGGTAAGTATGAGGGTAGTTATGTGCAAATAGGCGAAACGCTGGGTATTATTTCACCCGATTCTAGCCTTATTGCAGAATGCTACGTTAGCCCAAACGACATCGGACTTTTAAGAAAAAACATGCCCGTTAGTTTTCAGATTGATGCGTTTAATTATAATGAATGGGGCTTGGTGCAAGGAAAAATCACTGATATTGCCCGTGATTTTGTGGTGCTAAACGAAAAACCAATTTTCAAAGTAAAATGCCAATTGGATAAGAAAATCCTCCAATTAAAAAACGGCTATACTGCACCTCTGAAAAAAGGCCTAACTTTCAGAGCAAGATTTGTAGTAACCAAACGTAGCCTTTACCAACTTTTGTATGACAAAACCGACGACTGGCTAAACCCAAAAATTGAGCGTAAATAA
- a CDS encoding helix-turn-helix domain-containing protein produces MMNNINTKLRTLRELHNYKQDYVATVLGITQSGYAKIENGDIGNVSLKYLQKLAKLYELNLEQLLDWNGKINIDTINGVGVNQDTMHLHIPADERIIELEEKVEKLLKMVSK; encoded by the coding sequence ATGATGAATAATATAAATACTAAACTCCGTACACTTAGAGAACTTCACAATTACAAACAAGATTACGTTGCTACCGTATTGGGTATCACACAATCAGGCTACGCCAAAATAGAAAATGGAGATATTGGCAACGTCAGCCTCAAATACCTTCAAAAACTTGCCAAACTTTACGAACTAAACTTAGAACAACTCTTAGACTGGAATGGTAAAATAAATATAGATACTATTAATGGTGTTGGGGTCAATCAAGACACAATGCACTTACACATACCAGCTGATGAGCGTATTATAGAATTAGAGGAGAAAGTAGAAAAGCTATTGAAAATGGTAAGCAAATAA
- a CDS encoding EamA family transporter, producing the protein MSQKTKILIALGIVYIVWGSTYLGVKFALDSLPPLLISCTRFLLGGSLLFLFTLLRGQGLPTLQQARNAALIGVLLSGVGNCAVAYALLLMPSGLVALLVATLPAWMILLDFLFFSNEKPSFIGTIGLVLGLVGMAVLLNPTQQIGQREVALFPAFIVFLGSIAWAFGSLKSPYLVLPKSLQSTAIQMVVGGCFSLTMSIIFEKDQIHSLLNMSNSTFWAMVYLILIGSYVGYTAYVWLINNAPPQLTATYAYVNPVVAIFLGWIFINERLTSRSMLASAIILAGVAMMTLGRKRKPHEVDV; encoded by the coding sequence ATGTCGCAGAAAACAAAAATACTCATAGCCTTAGGAATTGTGTACATCGTGTGGGGTTCGACTTATTTGGGTGTAAAATTTGCCCTAGATTCGCTACCTCCTTTGTTGATTTCTTGTACAAGATTTTTGCTTGGAGGTTCTTTACTCTTTCTTTTTACATTACTTCGTGGACAAGGTTTGCCTACGCTTCAACAAGCACGTAATGCCGCTTTGATAGGTGTGTTGCTCAGTGGGGTGGGTAATTGTGCCGTTGCATATGCTCTTTTATTAATGCCTTCGGGTTTGGTGGCTTTATTAGTTGCCACATTGCCTGCTTGGATGATTCTACTCGATTTCTTATTCTTTAGTAATGAGAAACCATCATTTATTGGTACTATTGGTCTGGTTTTAGGTTTGGTTGGAATGGCTGTTTTGTTGAATCCTACCCAGCAAATTGGACAGAGAGAGGTAGCTCTTTTTCCTGCATTTATTGTTTTTTTAGGTTCGATTGCTTGGGCGTTTGGTTCGCTTAAATCACCTTATTTGGTTTTGCCAAAGTCACTTCAGTCAACCGCTATTCAGATGGTAGTGGGTGGATGTTTTTCCCTGACCATGAGCATTATTTTTGAAAAAGACCAAATTCACTCATTGCTCAATATGAGTAATAGTACATTTTGGGCGATGGTATATTTGATTTTGATAGGTTCTTACGTAGGTTATACTGCTTATGTTTGGTTGATAAATAATGCTCCTCCACAACTTACAGCTACTTATGCGTACGTAAATCCGGTTGTTGCTATTTTTTTAGGGTGGATTTTTATTAATGAGCGACTCACCTCTCGCTCAATGTTAGCTTCGGCGATAATTTTAGCGGGTGTAGCCATGATGACTTTGGGTAGAAAAAGAAAGCCGCATGAAGTTGATGTCTAA